The Primulina huaijiensis isolate GDHJ02 chromosome 9, ASM1229523v2, whole genome shotgun sequence genomic interval AAGTTTTGTAAACTTGCTTGAAAATGTTTAGAATGTTTATTATCCTTGTTTGAACTGTTCTTATTCATTTGGTGGGATTTTGTTGTTTTGGAGTTCTTCAGCATGCCATAGCCTATGTTGAGGGAGACCAGTATTATGGAGCAAAGGCAACAATCAATGTATGGGATCCTAGCATTCAACAGCCAAATGAATTTAGCTTATCCCAGTTGTGGATTCTTGGAGGTTCTTTTGCCTCAGATCTTAATAGCATCGAGGCTGGTTGGCaggtaaatatttattttaatctcaatgggttttttaaaaacaaacattTCATCTCcttttgtaatatatttttacCATAAAAACAGGTTAGCCCAGATTTATACGGTGACAACAATACAAGACTTTTTACCTATTGGACTGtaagttttcaaatttcttttctCAAGAAATTGATGTTTTTGTCCCTTTATTCTAACTTACAGCTAGCATGTGGGAAAGAATCTAGATTTATTGCATGGTTTTTTGTAactttgaataattaaattgcaGAGTGATGCATACCAAGCCACGGGGTGCTACAACTTGCTATGCTCTGGCTTTATTCAAATTAACAATGAAATAGCAATGGGGGCCAGCATCTATCCAATATCTAGTTATCTCAATAATCAATATGACATCAGCATACTTGTCTGGAAGGTAATTTTCCTCCAAAAAACATCGTCTCATCTCAACTTTATGTGATGAAGAATCTTAAAAATGTGATGTGtctgcttttgagtgatttggcgTATAAAGACAAATGAGTTTCATTGATTCTAGTTTCTTGAAAACATTGTTATATGGAATCTCTGACATTAGTATCTAGGTAACATGGTTctctaattttttgttttgttcttCGTTTCAGTATTATATAACATTGATTTCATCTTATTCTTTCCTGGTGCACTTTTTACATTGAGCATGCATAACTAAAACAACAGTGTGCGAAAAACCGAGTTGCTAACCTTTTTGCAATCTGTTATTTCTTTTGCTTAGAGTTGAGTGAGCTAAATGTTATTCAATTGGCATGTCTATAAGTAAGTCACCAGGTTTGGGTCATTTATAACAAACGTACAACGAGAACATTGTACTGTAAGTTTGACATTCACACTACATTTTTTGCAAATAATGTTTAAAACCACTCATTTACTTGCTGAAAGTGCACATCATCTCAAGTTTTTTACTTGAAGTAGACGGCTGATCGAATCTTCGACGTTGTCATGTGATGCACATTGTGATAGATGAAAAACTGCATTCTTGAAATGAAGTCAATTTCGTTATCACTTCCTCAAATTGTTGCTTTCGTTCTCGAGTAGTATTTTATATAGCATATTTGTGTATGCCTGTAACAGAGCTGAGCTGCTCGGTCAAAGCTCGAGTACTCTCTTGAGCCTAGTCGAGCTtgataaatcttttaatttatattatttgaaaatattgattACTCACAGTTTTACCCTTGATTTTACCATCATTCTAGCTATATTGAATAAGTGATGCATTTAAATATTGACCTTGCTGTATGAAGTTATTGCTTGCCATTAGCATGAATAACGAAACGATTTTGTTGATTTACATGCCTAAGTCTTAACATCGTTAGCGTAAAATCTTGGTAGGATCCCAAAGAAGGGAACTGGTGGATGCAATTCGGAAATGACTATGTACTAGGATACTGGCCTGCCTTCTTGTTTTCTTACTTATCAGACAGTGCTTCGATGATCGAATGGGGAGGTGAAGTAGTGAACTCAGCATCCGATGGACTACACACGACTACACAAATGGGTAGCGGTCATTTTCCTGAAGAGGGATTCGGGAAATCAAGTTATTTCAGAAACATTCAGATTGTTGACGAATCGAACAATTTGAGGACTCCTAAAGATGTTGGCATTTTCACCGAACAGTCCAGTTGCTATGATATTCAACTCGGCAAGAATGGTGAATGGGGCAACTATTTTTACTATGGAGGGCCTGGGAGGAACACGAATTGCCCGTGATCGAGTCGTCGGGGAAATGTTCGTTGTTATTGATTTGTACGTGAAATTTATGGTAGAATCTAGGCTTTATGTTGGTTTTGTTATTGTATAATTCTTGTTTTAGGCTTTGCACCTTCTCTTCCCCTGCCATGTTAAAGAAAAAAGAGTTTCTTTTTCAGGCAGATTGGTGTAGTGTAATTAAAATTACGAGTTCTTGAATTCGCGTGCTAGAAAGTTTTGTTTGTAGAAAAGATTGGAAATTGAATTGTGATGGTGAAATTTCTTGAAATATAAGAAATTATCGAGCAgctattttcatatatttttttccgcaatattttgttttaattttttttagcacattatttttaaaattttgctttctataacttttgtaattttgaattctttgctcaaaattaaaacattttacTACTTTTTTTTCTTAGGCAAATGTGACTATGTATTCATACGTACTAAATGTATAAAGCTGAGATCTTTAGTAGTACAGTTGATTTTTACAAATGTATTTATatcaattttgaaaagaaatatttttccatgtaatacataatattataaaatcctattttaataaatttattatttatccataTCTACTATATTTGATTCACTTCCTAATAAAAACCAAATACATGTATTATacaaataaattacaaatatatttaatatagttgcattattattatttttttttataaaatatttcatgcatttaaaaaattcacacattatcttatattttgtatattacaATTGGACAAATATATACGTTGTGATTTGTTTTTTCAGAATCCCTAAAATAcccttatttttttataataataaccAAGAAAATTGTTATATACATTCCAAAAATTTATTCTCACTCcatctttattatttttgtgtaGTATTTAAATCAATAAAAGTAGAGTACATGAATAATAAACTTTTAACTAAAATCTTCtgatcaggtccacgactagatgatttgttcatCTTCTAATTCGCACTATAAAAATTAGAATAAGATTTTAAgttggagattgaaaacgagagacggctcaaacttttacttcaaaaggaagtggccgaaattttgaggagagaaggaggaggattttcgaaaattataaatgaattatttttaaccttaaacctaatacacatatatataagcttatgactcattaataaaattaaatacttaatggacttgatcaattaattattctagtccaactagtttaataaattaattaatcttttaaaatacaataaagaaccttaataatatgtatgttggtcttgtactcctacaagcccattatacatatactcattacatttaatttaaatcccttataaattcaacatttgaatttaatatttaaattataaattcaactccttgaatttattacctccaaaatttaatatttaataaactcaacttttgagcttaataaattaaattatcaaattttataaattcgactccttgaatttattctctccaaatttcataaattcaaattcttgaatttactatctcataaattcaactacttgaatttattttctcaaaatttaaatatcataaattctactcattgaatttattctctcaacgggaacaaacgatcctgtacttgtgtgacccttaatagttcagggatacagctagccgtgggttcacaactccttgtgattcataataacatttattcttattcgggcttactctagttagccccattcttttcatcaacaccttgatcaagaatgtcagaactcatttctgattacacccatcggatcatggtaagagcgtctagtagcatcgccccatgatcccctaggtatcactgatagtgcctacaagaaccagtcgattatgattaacgtacagtacggtcccttcatctcatatatcccgatcgaatctgtaaccattggttcatcgagggttgcatatttattcgataactatgtaatacatataatagtggcatcgcgtgtactatttggaaaacccattctctaacgtacatctcatactctgaccagagattccatgcactattattacttcaaATCACAtgggatatccacacccgtaggtgagcgatgaatccccgactacaatgcactggctcttatatgtgtcgcaactgtacccaacctcgccacctgatgactctcctggagccggtaaacgagtcaaagaacAGCCCtggcatatagagcctcagtgttgtcccgggtcgtaaggactaatagtgtacaaccataaccacagacttatcctctcgatgaatgataaccaattggaaagtccgagggagggctgttcggtataatcatcatatgactacccatctgcatgtttggacatctctatgctcttaccaagaaacgcagtacacaacatcacagatgctagtgtCGAgatcaagcgacctttatccatgttttatgcggctgaatcgactaggaacgaatttagattatacagtatttacaaatgagtttcaacatcgaattacgattcatttgtattaaagtataatcaaggactttatctatgctgattgcatgggtatacagataaagtaaaacaaaactattaaaagttaaattatattaaaacaaagattacttattacaactgagtcaataaaatccttATCCAATAGTTgacttgcaggacatctactctaacaccatATGCGTAGAGTTTAAGTTTCTCCTAGTAAGCAAATTCAGAGGGCAAATAGTCGAGGATTCATTGCCTTAGCGACAGGGGTGAGGGCGTTCAAATCTATCGGTTGCATGTGATGTTTAGTCAGTTATGTTAGATGAATATCCTAAAATTTGAATGTATTTGTTCTCGAATGGATATGAATATTGCTTTGATTTTTacataacataaaattttccatttatttttcataattaaaacACACAATTTGACATAGGATAACAACGAACACTTCATATGATAACTAGCTAATATGTTACTTGTCAAACATTGTCGCTTTTCTAAGGTACGTGGTCGATAATCATTATCAActtactgatttttttttacttttactgCTGCTAATCGcgatttaatattatttaagcTCGATTTAGCCCTTCTAAAGTTTGGAAAGAAACACGTAAAAGTAATCCAAAATTATGAAACCTCATTCTGCAAGTTCAAAttagaatcatttttttaagcATATGCAAACACTATCTCAGTACAATACAATGGTCGACCACAAGCTCGTTGATAAGTGCAAAaattgcacttaatttatatgttaatcCATTTGATCTATGTTGGTTTCGAATAGAATTACGcctgtttttgttgtttttgggtCGTGCAGGGAATAAACAATTAGTTGATGGTTTAGATCAATCAGATGTATTTTTGAGCGTGAAACTGCGATATACGAGAGCTACAGCGCGACAATGAGCGCCGCAGCGCTCATTTGTGCGAAGAACAAGCGCCTAAGCGCTGCCCAAGTAGTGCCGCGGCGCCTCATTGCCGAAGaacaagcgcctaggcgctaagaAACCAGCGTCGCAGCACCTACACCTCATCCAGCTCTGCGGCGCTAATGGCGGCGAGAAGATAATTAACTAATGGGCTTTCGTTTACGGCCCGGAGGCGGGAATAAAAGGGGAGACAAGGGTTCAGAACAGGGAGACGCCGTTTTGGAGAGAAAAACACACGGGAGAGCAGGCGCGGGCACGAGACGAACATCCAGAGTGCGAAAAACGATCACAAATACGAAGAACAACGGATTTGGGGACGGAGACGACACTTCGGATTTGTCATTTATTCTTTCGCttttatattttcttgcatTTCAATGTCT includes:
- the LOC140984564 gene encoding protein neprosin-like gives rise to the protein MDMKLRVFCLCVYLFLVLLWGTAAGLGMTRRNLEVMKHLNRLNKPSLKSIESPDGDIIDCVLISQQPAFDHPFLKNHTIQMRPNYSPEGIFSETKKVGSSEEIIQMWHMNGRCPEGTIPIRRNREEDVLRASSVKTYGKKKHRSIPRPRPAAPEPDLIKQNGHQHAIAYVEGDQYYGAKATINVWDPSIQQPNEFSLSQLWILGGSFASDLNSIEAGWQVSPDLYGDNNTRLFTYWTSDAYQATGCYNLLCSGFIQINNEIAMGASIYPISSYLNNQYDISILVWKDPKEGNWWMQFGNDYVLGYWPAFLFSYLSDSASMIEWGGEVVNSASDGLHTTTQMGSGHFPEEGFGKSSYFRNIQIVDESNNLRTPKDVGIFTEQSSCYDIQLGKNGEWGNYFYYGGPGRNTNCP